A region from the Acanthopagrus latus isolate v.2019 chromosome 8, fAcaLat1.1, whole genome shotgun sequence genome encodes:
- the dusp8a gene encoding dual specificity protein phosphatase 8a isoform X2, which translates to MPLDVVIAPAEDCFWPDLQDTDMRLKIRVRRMKEGRELRGGFAAFSSCFPGLCEGKPATALPMSLSQPCLPVANVGPTRILPHLYLGSQKDVLNKDLMAQNGITYVLNASNTCPKPDFISESHFMRIPVNDNYCEKLLPWLDKTNEFIDKAKVSNCRVIVHCLAGISRSATIAIAYIMKTMGLSSDDAYRFVKDRRPSISPNFNFLGQLLEFEKGLRLLQALTSDDKISDSNTKQSSEVNGVNTGFEMNGHRSSYDSSVAEPHIPAEPKLPSPTSLQQGFNGLHLSAERIMDTNRLKRSFSLDIKSVYSPSSPNCPSMAPTHSEDVPKLCKLDSPGTGTSNGVCSQSPVLDSPSSSDSPFPSPGSGGSIGGLREGVHRSGSSSSRPRRKPKHSCGSSPIHSHPHQPPQSLSLSLDNKSPSLEENLKGSLLLSLPSLPTVGSGAMWTKHRDTVQATTPVTPVTPTTDAPWHFGAEEGGDGGMELGGGGVGQEEESSVRFGSSSAYVAFGCSEGVRLRDKSQREKPSAPQTQRDHRDSMSSSTVSNSGPASEKQFKRRSCQMEFEEGISETRSREELGKIGKQSSFSGSMEIIEVS; encoded by the exons gaggctttgcagctttctcctcctgtttccccGGCCTGTGTGAAGGCAAACCTGCCACTGCTCTGCCTATGAGCTTGTCCCAGCCCTGCTTGCCTGTGGCTAATGTAGGGCCCACTCGTATCCTGCCACACCTTTACCTGGGCTCACAGAAGGACGTCCTCAACAAG gatcTGATGGCCCAGAATGGTATCACCTATGTGCTGAATGCCAGCAACACCTGCCCCAAGCCAGACTTTATCAGCGAGAGCCACTTTATGCGCATCCCAGTTAATGACAACTACTGTGAGAAGTTGCTTCCCTGGCTGGACAAAACTAATGAATTCATAG ACAAAGCTAAGGTGTCAAACTGCAGAGTCATTGTGCACTGCCTGGCTGGAATCTCACGTTCAGCAACCATCGCCATTGCATACATCATGAAGACAATGGGCTTGTCATCAGATGATGCCTACAG atTTGTAAAGGATCGAAGACCGTCCATATCCCCCAACTTCAACTTCCTCGGTCAGCTCCTGGAGTTTGAGAAGGGCCTGCGACTTCTGCAAGCTTTGACCTCTGATGACAAGATCTCTGACAGCAACACCAAGCAAAGCTCCGAGGTCAATGGAGTCAACACAGGTTTCGAGATGAACGGTCACCGCAGCAGCTATGACTCATCCGTGGCAGAGCCACACATCCCAGCAGAGCCCAAGCTGCCATCACCAACCTCCCTCCAGCAAGGCTTCAACGGCCTGCACCTCTCCGCGGAGAGAATCATGGACACTAACCGGCTTAAACGCTCCTTCTCCCTGGACATTAAGTCAGTCTACTCCCCCAGCAGTCCAAACTGCCCCAGCATGGCACCCACACACTCTGAAGACGTCCCCAAGCTGTGCAAGCTTGACAGCCCGGGAACAGGCACCTCCAATGGTGTTTGCTCTCAGTCTCCCGTCCTAGACAGCCCCAGCTCCTCTGATTCACCGTTCCCCTCGCCAGGCAGTGGGGGCAGCATTGGAGGCTTGCGTGAAGGAGTCCATCGGTCTGGTTCTTCCTCATCCAGACCCAGGAGgaaacccaaacacagctgcggCAGCTCCCCGATCCACTCCCACCCGCACCAACCTCCACAGTCCCTCAGCTTGTCGCTGGACAACAAGAGCCCCAGCCTGGAGGAGAACCTGAAGGGCTCCCTGCTCCTGTCACTACCCTCCCTGCCCACTGTGGGGTCTGGGGCCATGTGgaccaaacacagagacactgtcCAAGCTACCACTCCTGTCACTCCCGTCACCCCCACCACGGATGCCCCCTGGCACTTTGGGGCGGAAGAGGGCggtgatggagggatggagctgggaggaggaggggttggacaggaggaggagtcatCGGTGAGGTTTGGGAGCAGTTCTGCATATGTGGCATTCGGCTGCAGCGAAGGTGTGCGGTTACGAGACAAATCTCAGAGGGAGAAGCCCTCGgcgccacaaacacagagagaccaCAGGGACTCCATGTCGTCGTCCACGGTGAGCAACAGCGGGCCTGCGTCAGAGAAGCAGTTCAAGCGGCGCAGCTGTCAGATGGAGTTCGAGGAGGGAATCTCCGAGACTCGATCACGGGAAGAACTGGGGAAGATTGGTAAGCAGTCGAGCTTCTCTGGGAGCATGGAGATCATCGAGGTATCCTGA